One Littorina saxatilis isolate snail1 linkage group LG11, US_GU_Lsax_2.0, whole genome shotgun sequence genomic window, CCCGGAACCAATGTTTATTTTTTACTGTCAATGATGATGTGTAGCATTTTCTTTCTGCTGGTCATTTTGTTGAATGTGCGTTGCGTCACTTTTGTAGTCATAAACCTCGTGCATCTCAACCAGTTGGGAGGCTTCTGTCTTGACGTCATTGATGTTCTTCTTGATGTTACGCTTCAGACACATCCTTTTAATTATGACGTATGTGATTACTGCTGACACCTACAAAAGAAGACAAATACAATATAACTCCTTCCTGTACATTAAAATGAGTTAGGCTTGATCAATTATTTATTAAAAAGTAATGTTTAAGAACAAGcataaagattaaaaaaaaaaacaatagggaGGAAAACCCTAAATGTAttgatatatatatctatatatatataccgtaaaatccctagcaaacgcccaccccccctctgCAGATAATTCGGGTAAAAGTAGgcggtgggcgtttgctaggtataatTTGCAAGATAACGTGTCATCACATTTGCACGAGATAAATAAAGTGATACAACCATGTGATGAATGCCATTtgaatgaaaaataaacacaccgtttgtttacacTAATAAAGATCAACGATCTGTGATAGAAAAAAgcaaaagaagaaacaacaagtcgcgtaaggcgaaaatacaacatttagtcaagctgtcgaactcacagaatgaaactgaacgcaatgcaatttttcagcaagacctcgtggcaaaggcagtgaaattgacaagaagagcggggtaatagttgcgctgagaaggatagcacgcttttctgtacctctcttcgttttaactttctgagcgtgtttttaatccaaacatatcatatctatatgtttttggaatcaggaacggacaagaaataagatgaaagtgtttttaaattgatttcgaaaatttaattttaataataatttttatatttttaattttcagagcttgtttttttttatccaaatataacatatttatatgtttttggaccggcacggttggcctagtggtaaggcgtccgccccgtgatcgggaggtcgtgggttcgaaccccggccgggtcatatatacctaagactttaaaattggcaatctagtggctgctccgcctggcgtctggcattatggggttagtgctaggactggttggtgcggtgtcagaataatgtgactggttaagacatgaagcctgtgctgcgacttctgtcttgtgtgtggcgcacgttaaatgtcaaagcagcaccgccctgatatggcccttcgtttgcaaacaaacaaacaaacaaacaaacaaatatgtttttggaatcagaaaatgattaagaataagataaacgtaaatttggatcgttttcaattttttttttttttttacaatttcagatttttaatgaccaaagtcatcaattaatgtttaagccaccaagcttcaatgcaataccgaagtccggccttcgtcgaagattgtttggccaaaatgtcagtcaatttgattgaaaaatgagtgccgcctcaacttttacaaaaagccggatataacgtcatcaaagttatttatcgaaaaaaagaaaaaaacttccggggatatcattcccaggaactctcatgtaaaatgtcataaagatcggtccagtaatttggtctgaatcgctctacacacacacacacacacacacacacacacacacacacacacacacacacacacacacacacacagacagacagacagacagacacatacacacacatacaccacgaccctcgtctcgattccccctctatgttaaaacatttagtcaaaacttgactaaaagtaaaaagaacacaagtgaccttGATTCTTCTAATTCTCAGAATaacgtcagcacaaacacagtttcttctCTGGTTTGGAGATCTGGTAGGGTTGATGATTGTGGGCTCATTCTAGTCCTCCGAAGTCAACATCATCGTATTCACTGTCGTCTCCACTCTCAGCTTCTTCTGGAAGAAAACTCGCGGGCACATACCAAAACATGGTCTGCAGCTTCGTTTTCAAGATATTTCAGGGCTTTTAGTTTGTATGTCACTGTATAGGATTTGTGCTTCGGCATGGCTGAACATAGCAGGCAAGTGCTTGTCAACGAGAGAAGTGTTAAACACTCTTTAAAAAACGTCACTGAACGACTTCACTGTGGGACATGACGTAATGTtaatctaaccccccccccccaaaaaaaaaaaaaaaaaaaaaaaaaaaagaagaggcgaaccatcgaacagtgtgcacaaatcGTAGATAAAAGACTTAAAAGAGGCCGACTGTCTTAAAACTTTTCAGTGACGTCGTTCAGTGACGTCGTTTATTGAGAGTTTAACACTTCTCTCGTTGACAAGCACTTCCTTTCTAAGCTTATGTTCAGCCATGCCGAAGCACAAatcatatcaatcaatcaatcaatgaggcttatatcgcgcatattccgtgggtacagtgcagtgatgccgtgtgagataaaattttatacggccagtaattgcagccatttcggcctattattccaagtcacacgggtataggtagacaattattaactgttccaaagcaattttgccaggaaagacccttttgtcaatcgtgggatctttaacgtgcacacccaatgtagtgtacacgggggggagttcggacaccgaagagagtctgcacacaaagttgactctgaaataaatttccgccgaacctgggatcgaactcacgctgacagcggccaactgaatacaaatccagcgcgctaccaactgagctatatccccgcccagtgACATATTATACAGTGACATACAAACTGAAAGCCCTGAGATATCTTGAAAACAAAGCTGCAGGCAATGTTTCGTTATGTGCCCGCGAGTTTtcttttgacagaaaaaagaatgagagagtggagggaacacagaaacatattagAACAGCAATacgcaggggcggattaggggggggggggggttacaggggttccggacccccccccccccccccggctgtccaaaaaaaagaaaagatttaacactaactttaaaaagaaataatgagtggctgctgacaccagttgatcatgtttaaaatcaaggataagccataaattgttcataaaatagctaaaactcttcagcttccggggggctttgccccccagaccccccaacagggccttgcccctgtaccccacacGGGGTCTACCCCCGGACCCCAGGTTacaacaccccaccccccctcttcCTTAAATGCTCCGCCCCTGATAcgggaaagaaaaggaaaaataaaaGTTGTCTGAAAGACCGCCAGTTAGATCTGAAGAAGTTGAACAAGTTGTGATGGAATACTTGGAAGAGGGTctccaaacaagagaagaaactgtgtttgtgctgacgttATTCTGAGAATGAGAAAAATCaaggtcacttgtgttcttcttttttttctatcacagaacgttgatctttatttgcgtaaacaaacggtgtgtttattttttatcaaaattgcataaatcacatggttgtatcacttttttttctcgtgaaaatgtgatgacactttatcttgcaaaggggtgtatacctagcaaacgcccaccccctactttttcCCGAAATATgtgcagatatatatatattttttttaaatgttttcaattttaaaggcacagtaagcctcccgtaaaccttcacagatactgtcaggcttttacacacagtacaaacaccctttcatttaaacactcaccgcttgagaacatcctaggtgcaagcaattttcaaagaatctatttttgcgtggtttatcttacccctaagccatcgtgaacccgtgtgatccagtttccctttttcacaatgtagtcgtcagtttgtaattcgctgtgagcttatctacaatagcacgttattatgtacctctgattatgcacgaaacaaatggctgtggttcacaagcactctagcgatggcttttgactgttcagaggaactggcgataggcataaaccgtcgtccgctacgagaaccacgaccttgcgtgatcctgcttccgggcttttcttttttcaaactttcaaaacttcgaattgtactgatcttgtcttgatgaaaaaagaagtcttttatgatttaagaatgtttgtgtaacaagctgtcaatttattatttagattttaaaagttaggtctagcgccaaaacgcaccacggtccgattgtatgaggagacaatccgcaaaattaattctttgaaaattgctcgctctttacgtagggcacctaggatgttcccgttcggtgagcgttcaaatggaagggtgtttgtactgtgtgtaaaagcctgacagtatctgtgatggtttacgggaggcttactgtgcctttaaaggaggttacttcccttagtcacggtatggttcgcaaaatatgccaaaagtgttttgtttttttgagaaatgcaTAAAAAAGTGTCAGGGTCGGCGAGAAAAATAATGTCGGTctggttaccctaaaccaacatatatttgtaTTTGGCCTCAGTATTATGTGTACTCTTCAGCTTTAAATGTAGAGGGTGTGTGGTTCTAGGTTACACTCACTGAACAGAAACAGATGGCAGCGGTGAGTGTTGCAGACCACTCAAACCCATAGGCCTGCATGACTGGACTGCCGATCGTCGgtccaaaaaaaagtctgcaaGAAAACACACATGGGGACAAATTCACGTACTGCAAGTTTTTGTACGACggggaaaaaaagaatacaTGTTCAGAATGATTTTGTTTCTGGAATGTACGTGCCTGTCTCAACGGAGCTAAGAAAATGAATCATACCGTCAGTAAATAAGGTCGCGCAGGTGTTTCGATATGGCAATATTCACTTTCTAATACCCTTCACTATAACCAAGAACAAGAGAGGTAAATATTTAGCATAGTCTGACGTTGCCAATACTCACCGAACTCAAGactcaaaaaaaaacaaaaaaacaaaaaaaaaaccaaccagtAAACCTAATTTATATCGGCCCTGAATCAGTTCATGTGATTGGATTAAGCGatcatttttaatttgtttcgAAACGTGCAACGGTAGACTCCTTAAGCACTATTCATCATCGAGGCTGATTTTAGATTGGCTTGCTTTTGAGGTGCggaaatagaaaaaaaatatccaTGCCaatcccccgccccccctccttTTAGTATTGGTGTTGGATTTAAGAGTACAGACTTTACGCGTTATCAACAACGCAAATACTATAAACCCGGATTAAGCAAATGTTGCAAAAACGAATAATGTTGCCTGAATTTTTTGAAAACActctaaggcaaaaaaaaaaaataggtgtggttacggtaacatagccaaaaaaaaatagggtaggtaggtaggcaatcacttttttttttttttacttttttttctaatgtgtacaaattaaacctacttgacagggaaataagtgtgcgacacgggcgctttcgctttcattgcgttttttgcactcgttttttttgtgtttttttgacaaatgtaataaaaagttataggatcggcccctaaaaatagggtaggtcgggttaccgtaaccacacctatttttttttttaggcctaacgaGATCTCGACGTGCACTAGGTAAAGTTGACAGCAAAACCAATTCTCtgtccttgagtaataaagatcgtttgttcgtttgctattcctctgtctgtttgtctgtctctctgtctgcctgtctctttatctctctctatctctgcctgtttatctatctctgtgtgtctctgtccgcctgtctgtctgtctgtcgatctgtcgatctgtctgtctgtctgtctgtcgatctgtctgtctgtctctctctctctctctctctctctctctgtgcctgtttaaccgtctctttttgtctctgtccgtccgtctgtctgtctgtctgtctatctgtctgtctgtctgtctgtctgtccgtccgtctgtctgtcagtctgtctgtctatctgtctatctgtctgtctctctctctctctatctctgtctctgtctctgtctctatctctgtctctctctctctctctctctctccatgaattctagctctctctctctctctctctctctctctctctctctctctctctctctctctctctccatgaaTTCTAGCCATCTTACCCGCCATGGGTGGCCGCGGTATACAAGCCAGCGACCATGCCGTCCACATCACTACCCTCTTCCAACCCCAACTGTCTGAAAACACACAAATGCTTACacatattaaaggcacagtgctaGTGCAGcccacagccttcgttttgcgtttttgttgcagctgagtgcatttacagttcaaacaTTTTCCTAttgtagtaaaacaaacccaaaactacccaaagacgacatctgtgaagctcgacagtttcttgctCACGCGAgtacataaattaacctagttattacatggcgtttggtcggagttcgattcaactgagtgattccggcctccattttgttttacacaaactcatgatgacgtctgacatagtctGCTAGTGACGTGTacttttgtgcatgatgtggtgatctacctgatctaaatctagatccaaaaataggtcaagagcagccgggtccgagtacgaaattaattcgtaaaaaaatcgcagttcttgactctttgggtgcaagtcaatggaacttggtagttcttctaacggataactgcctgaggtatgaccaaaagccccaggggctccgtgcacctggatttgacaagttcagtacctttaattaaGAAACAAAAAGGTTGAAAACAAACATGTGCATTCAGGCCGACTTgcaatacatacacacacacactcgcacatgtacacacacgcacgcacgtacacacacgtacacacataatacacgcacacattcacacccacacagatacacacacgcacacagacacacacacacacacacacacacacacacacacacacacacataccttgcCCCAGTACACATAGAGTGCCAGCTGGGTGATAGGATGGCTCCTATACTCGCTCCcattgtgaacacacacacaacaactaGCCATAGCTTTCTGAAAGAAGAGAAAGCAGCGCATAACTGGGGTATTCATTCCAAAACCAAATAGACTGCCGAACGTTCCAAAATAAAATATATTGGAACatattttatatatttttgatatatgatatgttttaatacatttttaaaTATATTAAATATATTATGAAATAATTCTAAAACATGTTATTTAATAGAATATATTGTAAAATATATTATAAATAAAATCCGTTTTGACAGATGCGGGAGAGAGCAGCGTAGGCTTACAACTGAAGTCTAAAACCGATCCTGACAGACGAGAAAGCATCGAATAACTCAAGGACAAAATGAACCTCAAAAGACATCAAGAAAGAGGCGGATAACTGACGGATAAAATGAATCCTGTAAGACGAGAGAGGAGCGTAGAACTGACTGATAAAATGAATCCTGTAAGAAGAGAGAGCAGCGTAGAACTGACGGATGAAATGAATCCTGGAAGAAGAGAGAGCAGCGTATAACAGACGGATAAAATGAATCCTGTAAGTAGAGAGAGCAGCGTATAACTGACGGATAAAATGAATCCTGTAAGTAGAGAGAGCAGCGTATAACTGACGGATAAAATGAATCCTGTAAGAAGAGAGAGCAGCGTATAACTGACGGATAAAATGAATCCTGTAAGAAGAGAGAGCAGCGTATAACTGACGGATAAAATGAATCCTGTAAGAAGAGAGAGCAGCGCATAACTGACTGATAAAGTGAATCCTGGAAGAAGAGGGAGCAGCGTATGACTGACTGATAAAATGAATCCTGTAAGAAGAGAGAGGAGTGTATAACTGACGGATAAAATGAATCCTGGAAGAAGAGAGAGCAGCGTATAACTGACGGATAAAATGAATCCTGAAAGAAGAGGGAGCAGCGTATAACTGACTGATAAAATGAATCCTGAAAGAAGAGAGAGCAGCGTATAACTGACGGATAAAATGAATCCTGTAAGAAGAGAGAGCAGCGTAGAACTGACGGATAAAATGAATCCTGGAAGAAGAGAGAGCAGCGTATAACAGACTGATAAAATGAATCCTGTAAGAATATAGAGCAGCGTATAACTGACGGATAAAATGAATCCTGTAAGTAGAGAGAGCAGCGTATAACTGACGGATAAAATGAATCCTGTAAGAAGAGAGAGCAGCGTATAACTGACGGATAAAATGAATCCTGTAAGAAGAGAGAGCAGCGTATAACTGACGGATAAAATGAATCCTGTAAGAAGAGAGAGCAGCGTATAACTGACGGATAAAATGAATCCTGTAAGAAGAGAGAGGAGCGTATAACTGACGGATAAAATGAATCCCGGAAGAAGAGAGAGCAGCGTAACCACTGGGGCATAACATAATTCCTGAAGGAAGAGAAAGCCACGCATAATTAGGATATAGAATTAGGCCCGAAAGGGGAGACAGCGGCGTACGACTTATAGTATAAAAGCATTCCTTTTCGTTACAATATCCTTCCCGCTCCATAATCAACCCTatttaagcacacacacacacacacacacacacacacacacacacacacccacacacagaataTAACTTCACACTTACGCGTGCAAGAATGGCAGAAGAGGCGAGGGCCCAATGAACAATACTGCCACGGACAACGTCAAACCCCCTCCAATCAAAAAAGGGTATATGATAtgctgaaaaaaaagaaacgcatctCATCGTTATTAGTCAACATAATGTTATCTCCCGTCGACCGTGAGAAGCAAAGAAGATACAATTTGACATTCACTCGCGAAAACTGtgtacagaacacacacacgaaacacacaaactgtgtctgtgtgtaaaagtgtgtgtctgtgtgtttgcaggtgtgtctggggtgtgtgtgtgtgtgtgtgtgtgtgtgcgtgcgtgcgtgtgtgtgtgcgtgtgtgtgtgtgccgtgtgtgtgtgtgtgtgtgtgtgtgcgtgcgtgtgtgccgtgtgtgtgtgtgtgtgtgtgtgtgtgtgtatgtgtgtgtgtgtaacagaatACATGTCATAAGCGAATATGTAGACATACAAGACGTGTTTGTGTGCGAgcgagtgtctgtgtgtctgtctgtcagtctgaaAATAAGCTAGTTGAATCACAACAATGCTAGCAATAGCTATCACTATGCAGACTCGTACCTTCCGATCGCTGATCCAACCGAAGACAATGGATAGGGCCGTGTAGGGTACTGTCAAAAACAGAAACACAGCTCCTACGGCGACTGCTGATATATGAAACTGAAACAGACGAACAACGTCGtgtcggaaataactctggcgCGTtttacattcaatcaatcaatcaatcaatatgaggcttatatcgcgcgtattccgtgggtacagttctaagcgcagggatttaaaaaaaaaatttatctatttttttaattttgttatgcaattgctaacgccctgacccagggtcgaactcgcaacctctcgcttccgagcgcaagtgcgttaccactcggccacccagtcccattcGCTAGGGAATTGGTGCGTCCCTAACTCACGAGCTCCGATGTGCACATGTTTTGGGACAAATGCATTGTATCGAGCCTTGTATCTGTAGCTCCAACGCACAGGAGCCTTTctatgataataatgataataataatgagagcTTATATGGTGCGAATCAGAGTAAACTATGCTCTCTGCGCTCTACATATTTACTACGAATAAAACCATTACATCAAATACATACACTGCATTCTaacaaaataacgtaacaataaacttacagcaACTCATTATGTACGTATGGACAACACCATGCAATACATGAGCAACCCACAATAAATCATGTACACTGAACATTGAAAATTCCCGATGCTGCAGGGGAGACGAGTACGTCATCTTCGCGAGAGCTTCACTGAAGCAGACGCAGGACACGAATTAGAAGAAGCGGAGGATCACGCTGTCTTCGATGCCACGCCTATTTTCGCGAGAGCTTCACTGAAGCAGACGCAGGACACGAATTAGAAGAAGCGGAGGATCACGCTGTCTTCGATGCCACGCCTATCTTCGCGAGAGCTTCACCGAAGCAGACGCAGGAAACGAAACAGACTGTGGAGCGGAGGATATCACTTAGGCCCggtgctcacctatgtaacttcagcaggacagacgacgcactgcagattatcccagcccgcgtgaaaggaaaacaggccaagtactcgtcataatccctatcgcagcatcaataatatgcagtgcgtcgtctgttccgctgaaactgcgcaggtatatgtTGCCCCTTATGTCTTCGATTCCACGCTTATAGGCAACGTAAACGTCAGCACAAAAGCTAGACGTCGTCACGGCGCTAGTGGTAACAGTTGGTTTATTCATCTAGCGCCCTGGGTCTATCTgtgtatcttcttcttgtcgttcgcttttttgcgatttgcgtggatctgtggttggttaaggtgcgcctgttggcccagatcctccgacttcagcccttaggtttctttcagggttaccccgcccttagttcctggctcaaaaatctaaccctgggaacacatgggggatttcttaccgagggtcccaccccggggctagagcttttaatgcggctcttactCGCATGGTGTTACCGTCATCGGACTCGTAGGgcatttatagggtagtcagtgccatctgccaacccaccccgtcctggtagagacaccgctagttggtccgggactgcttattctatattcgcagctggcccccatatctgggggccgttcccctatccgccacctggggacccgccgggttgaggatagtcgcccccctactgaattggaagtaTTCTGTTCACGGCATCTGTATATAAAGGGCAGGTCTCCCCATtgagcgcgtccctgcgtccttttcgcactagaagccgaaagcacgtactagaaattcatggagggggtcctgggacgcactaaacttacaaagagggggtcccgggacgcactcaaTTTGCTCTGTCGTGCATCCCGTATACTCTTTTCAGACGTTAGTCGTCAGCTATGTCAAAGTCCAAACACAAGTTATCCCACTTTCACGCGAGAACaaagtgttagtgtgtgttgcatttgacttGGTATAGTTGAAGTGTCCTCCTCGAATATTCTGGTAATAAAAAATAACCCAGTTCATATCACATTATTTGCGATCACAATGCGTTATATGTAAATAGGTGGTATGGAGACCCGGGACTCttaggaccctctaaaactctgctAAGGGGGCACATGGACCCTCTtaacattaaaagtgggggtcccggtgtaggatcccccctctgaagtagtcccccgggggaccaattcgtggcaaaaactgctctataatggtccccccttagacatccagcctcgttggctcacgtaagtgtagcctatgtagtcacctggctggctatagtggaaaggttacttttggtggtcacattagatattatgttttttggaaagttcgttttatttgcagccacagttcggtaaacgacaaatggctaaacccaaccacctaagaatgagaagcgtttttgtaacatgacccatattctgcaaaaatgcagccatgacgcagggggtaggttacaaaaaaacgtcatgtaccgcttgactgcatacggatataagcaaattataccttaaacgaaagctaaagattgttgccatcagacagcaagtaaaatgcctaattcgtatacacagttttatttttaacaacatctgtataacatgcggacgacaaaacaggaaatgccattttctcaatcgatatgtatagctaactgaacgcctggttgaaaccgcaatcaaaaacagctttgtttattctcacagccagaattattttacatcaacaattgttaatttaccgaggaaaacaacagtcatataagataaataatggatgattctgaatcaactccgaaaaccgaaccgggtcgaagcaaaaaagagtttacacatacacaggcttgaaaaaggataatttggttcaatatgttagatttttacccataacgttaaagatcagctcaatataaaaggaaagtgatcattgtaaaaggattttgctatcgcaaaataattcaacttccggttttaccacatggcgtccataatattatcaatttattacatagcgtgcatttgtcagaaattatactaaatgttagaagcgatcttaaagtgaaagtaacgtttaataaaagtatgcgcatttacttattgattgatatatgactaaaataatggacatgtaatttacACGTACAacacgacattttgtacactacctctctaataaaaacgcgactatgaccgaccgatatgtatgtgtaaattaggtcattgttagtgatgaaaacggtttttttttaaaagataacacgcaaactgtgaagttcaaggccataaatgattttagtacgacttcttcaaaacaggtctgtttttc contains:
- the LOC138980190 gene encoding MFS-type transporter SLC18B1-like, whose protein sequence is MSQTEIGLVFSCFEFWVTVSSPFFGNYMRYIGPKFAFISGLFLNGGCFTLFGFLYMCPPGLPFKALCFALRTVSALGESLSQTSSFALLATEFPDYVGTAAGLLATSSGMGLALSPLLGGALYQIGGFGLPFFVTSTLLLLGAGVAQFLMQSRQGVPDNPQQSRGSILRLLKSPQVVVVGFSAASSMYTIGFLESSLAIHLEQFHISAVAVGAVFLFLTVPYTALSIVFGWISDRKHIIYPFLIGGGLTLSVAVLFIGPSPLLPFLHAKLWLVVVCVFTMGASIGAILSPSWHSMCTGARQLGLEEGSDVDGMVAGLYTAATHGGLFFGPTIGSPVMQAYGFEWSATLTAAICFCSVSAVITYVIIKRMCLKRNIKKNINDVKTEASQLVEMHEVYDYKSDATHIQQNDQQKENATHHH